From one Eptesicus fuscus isolate TK198812 chromosome 21, DD_ASM_mEF_20220401, whole genome shotgun sequence genomic stretch:
- the SPIB gene encoding transcription factor Spi-B isoform X3, producing the protein MASSTTWTAASILATPTQRGLLTLGPPAYAPYPSPVLSEEEDLLLDNPALEVSDSESDEALVAGPEGRASEAGARKKLRLYQFLLGLLTRGDMRECVWWVEPGAGVFQFSSKHKELLARRWGQQKGNRKRMTYQKLARALRNYAKTGEIRKVKRKLTYQFDIALLPAARRA; encoded by the exons ATGGCATCTTCTACGACTTGGACAGCTGCAAGCATCCTGGCTACCCCGACTCAGAGGGGGCTCCTG ACCCTGGGCCCCCCGGCGTACGCCCCGTACCCCAGCCCCGTGCTGTCGGAAGAGGAGGACCTCTTGTTGGACAACCCCGCCCTGGAGGTCTCGGACAGCGAGTCGGATGAGGCCCTCGTGGCCGGCCCCGAGGGGAGGGCATCCGAGGCAG GGGCCCGCAAGAAGCTGCGCCTGTACCAGttcctgctggggctgctgaCCCGCGGCGACATGCGCGAGTGCGTGTGGTGGGTGGAGCCGGGCGCCGGCGTCTTCCAGTTCTCGTCCAAGCACAAGGAGCTGCTGGCGCGCCGCTGGGGCCAGCAGAAGGGCAACCGCAAGCGCATGACCTACCAGAAGCTGGCCCGCGCCCTGCGCAACTACGCCAAGACGGGCGAGATCCGCAAGGTCAAgcgcaagctcacctaccagtttGACATTGCGCTGCTGCCGGCCGCCCGCCGCGCCTGA
- the SPIB gene encoding transcription factor Spi-B isoform X1: MLALEAAQLDGPHFSCLYPDGIFYDLDSCKHPGYPDSEGAPDSLWGWTEVPAVPPTSYEAFDPATATFSHPQDAQLCYGPSSTYSPVGSLNPAASLEAPGPGFPAYPTEDFACQTLGPPAYAPYPSPVLSEEEDLLLDNPALEVSDSESDEALVAGPEGRASEAGARKKLRLYQFLLGLLTRGDMRECVWWVEPGAGVFQFSSKHKELLARRWGQQKGNRKRMTYQKLARALRNYAKTGEIRKVKRKLTYQFDIALLPAARRA; the protein is encoded by the exons taCCCAGATGGCATCTTCTACGACTTGGACAGCTGCAAGCATCCTGGCTACCCCGACTCAGAGGGGGCTCCTG ACTCCCTGTGGGGCTGGACAGAGGTCccggctgtgccccccacctcctATGAAGCCTTCGACCCAGCCACGGCCACCTTCAGCCACCCGCAGGACGCCCAGCTCTGCTATGGGCCCTCCTCGACCTACAGCCCCGTGGGCAGCCTCAACCCAGCCGCCAGCCTGGAGGCCCCGGGGCCTGGATTCCCAGCGTACCCCACGGAGGACTTCGcctgccag ACCCTGGGCCCCCCGGCGTACGCCCCGTACCCCAGCCCCGTGCTGTCGGAAGAGGAGGACCTCTTGTTGGACAACCCCGCCCTGGAGGTCTCGGACAGCGAGTCGGATGAGGCCCTCGTGGCCGGCCCCGAGGGGAGGGCATCCGAGGCAG GGGCCCGCAAGAAGCTGCGCCTGTACCAGttcctgctggggctgctgaCCCGCGGCGACATGCGCGAGTGCGTGTGGTGGGTGGAGCCGGGCGCCGGCGTCTTCCAGTTCTCGTCCAAGCACAAGGAGCTGCTGGCGCGCCGCTGGGGCCAGCAGAAGGGCAACCGCAAGCGCATGACCTACCAGAAGCTGGCCCGCGCCCTGCGCAACTACGCCAAGACGGGCGAGATCCGCAAGGTCAAgcgcaagctcacctaccagtttGACATTGCGCTGCTGCCGGCCGCCCGCCGCGCCTGA
- the SPIB gene encoding transcription factor Spi-B isoform X2: MASSTTWTAASILATPTQRGLLTPCGAGQRSRLCPPPPMKPSTQPRPPSATRRTPSSAMGPPRPTAPWAASTQPPAWRPRGLDSQRTPRRTSPASPVLSEEEDLLLDNPALEVSDSESDEALVAGPEGRASEAGARKKLRLYQFLLGLLTRGDMRECVWWVEPGAGVFQFSSKHKELLARRWGQQKGNRKRMTYQKLARALRNYAKTGEIRKVKRKLTYQFDIALLPAARRA, encoded by the exons ATGGCATCTTCTACGACTTGGACAGCTGCAAGCATCCTGGCTACCCCGACTCAGAGGGGGCTCCTG ACTCCCTGTGGGGCTGGACAGAGGTCccggctgtgccccccacctcctATGAAGCCTTCGACCCAGCCACGGCCACCTTCAGCCACCCGCAGGACGCCCAGCTCTGCTATGGGCCCTCCTCGACCTACAGCCCCGTGGGCAGCCTCAACCCAGCCGCCAGCCTGGAGGCCCCGGGGCCTGGATTCCCAGCGTACCCCACGGAGGACTTCGcctgccag CCCCGTGCTGTCGGAAGAGGAGGACCTCTTGTTGGACAACCCCGCCCTGGAGGTCTCGGACAGCGAGTCGGATGAGGCCCTCGTGGCCGGCCCCGAGGGGAGGGCATCCGAGGCAG GGGCCCGCAAGAAGCTGCGCCTGTACCAGttcctgctggggctgctgaCCCGCGGCGACATGCGCGAGTGCGTGTGGTGGGTGGAGCCGGGCGCCGGCGTCTTCCAGTTCTCGTCCAAGCACAAGGAGCTGCTGGCGCGCCGCTGGGGCCAGCAGAAGGGCAACCGCAAGCGCATGACCTACCAGAAGCTGGCCCGCGCCCTGCGCAACTACGCCAAGACGGGCGAGATCCGCAAGGTCAAgcgcaagctcacctaccagtttGACATTGCGCTGCTGCCGGCCGCCCGCCGCGCCTGA